Part of the Funiculus sociatus GB2-C1 genome, GCCTGCGAGAATATCCACCAGTTCGTCGGTGATAGCTTCCGGGTTAGAATAAGCTAGGCTTGCCCACTTGCGGACGAAAGACGGGCGCTTAACCACAGAAAAAACGTTTTTCAGCACTAGGGGCGATGCCACAACGCCTTTAACACTCGCCACCAAAGGTCGTAAGAACTTGGGAGTCGCCTCCTCCTCCATCGTCGGATCGGGCAAACTCATCATCACAAAGCCCTGCACCATCTCCGGATGCGCCGCCGCCGCCGCTAGAGCAACCAGCGAACCAATCGAGTTTCCCACTAGCACTACTGGCTGCTGAATAAAAGTGCGCCAGAAATCATAAACCTGCTCTACCCAGAGGTCAACTTTATAATTTGCCTGGGCCTTCCGGGAAGCTCCAAATCCCAGCATATCCAGGGCATAAACTGTGTGGGATTGGCTCAAGACCCCTAGATTGTGTCTCCAGTGTCCAATAGAAGCCCCGAATCCATGCAGCAGCAACACCGGGGTTGTTATCTGACTTGGTTGAGATACACGGATGTAGGTATAGCGAGTCTGCCAACCTCGCCAAACCCAGTCTCGCTGACTGCCAATCCGATGCTGCCAATGCTGGGTCACGATCGCATTTGCCTCAAGTTAAGAAATGTTTACTATTTTGGTTTCTTAACTTCTATTTTAGAGGTTTGCAGCGGGTTGCTGTTTAAAATTCAGATCGAGGATAATTTGATTACGGCGGAAAAAAGGCAAGCTAAAAGAGCGATCGCTCTGGCAGTGATACTAGCGGATTAGCTATAAAAGCTATGGAGTGTAAAGCTTTCAGCCTTTGTGCGGGGAGGATTTCTCCCGGTTGCCGTCTCTAGACCTTAGTTCTCAGATTGGCAACAAGTGCCTAGCTCAATTGAAAGTTAAATTACAACCCTGGACAGAAACCATATCAGACTAAGTAGAATGGCTAATACAAGGAGCGCAAAGCTTGGGTTCATTCTCATTGAATTGAAAACAGCTCCTGAGCATTTTGTCAGAGGCGATCGCTCTGGCGGCAAGCTTGCTACTTGGACAAACTAACTTACTTACCATTACAATTAACCGAGCAAAAATAACCTAATGCCTGTGATTGAAAAAAGACGCACGCGCGATCTACCCCAAATCAACGAAAGAATTCGCTTTCCCCAAATTCGTGTCATTGATACCGATGGCACGCAGTTGGGTATTATGGCACCGAATGAGGCTCTACGCATTGCCGAAGAAAAAGAGCTGGATCTCGTTTTGCTGAGCGACAAGGCAGAGCCACCCGTTTGCCGGATTATGAACTACGGCAAGTATAAGTTCGAGCAAGAGAAAAAAGCGCGGGAAGCCAAGAAAAATCAGCATACGGCGGATGTCAAGGAAGTGAAGATGCGCTACAAGATTGAGGAGCATGACTATCAAGTGCGCGTCAATCAAGCCGAGCGCTTTCTGAAGTCGGGAGATAAGGTTAAAGCTACGATTACCTTTCGAGGTCGAGAAATTCAACACAGCGATTTGGCCGAGGAACTGCTGCAACGGATGGCGACAGATTTGCAGGAATTGGCGGAAGTGCAGCAAGCTCCCAAAAAAGAAGGTCGCAACATGATGATGCTGCTGTCTCCAAAAAAATAGCCTAAAAGAAGAAGTCAGGAGACTGACAACAGTCACCAAAGGATAGACTAAAAGTCTGGAACTGGTGGCAATAACCTCCATCAAGAATAGAGGAGACAAAATACAGGAGGCAGAATCAAGGGGACAAAATCCATAAGAAAAACCTTGCCTCCTGACTCCTCGCTCCTGAATGGGGGTAAGCTTTTATATCCTGCCTGTACGGGTGAAGTATTTGGGTGGGAATAATAAAGCTGTTGCCCAGATCAATCGCCTCCTAAAACTGACTTCTCCCTTGAGCGGCATGAAACTGAACAATCGCACTTGGTCTTGGTCCGACTGGGGACGGGGATTCCTCCAGTGGGTGAATCTCCGCCCAGAAGAAGGAGAGCGAACATTACTGATGTTCGCCTTCTACACCACAACCTCGGTGGGGATAATCTGGGCAGAAGCCAGCACCGTCGCTTTATTTCTCGAAAAGTATGGAGCAGAATCCCTGCCCTTGTTTTATATTCTCTCGGCAGGGATTGGTTCCGGGCTGGGGGTGGTGTATTCTTGGATGCAAAAGATTCTGCCCTTGCGCTCGGTAATTGTCGTAGTTGCTATTCTTGCAGTCGCCCCCCTACTCCTATTTCGCGTGGGGTTGAGTATTGTCTATTTGTCTGGCGTTATCGTCTTTCTGATGCGCCTGTGGGTGGAAGCTATTAACGTCCTCAATGACATCAACACCTCCATTACAGCTAATCAACTATTTAATATTCGGGAAATTAAACGCACTTATCCGCTCATTAGTAGCGGCATTTTAGTGGCAGATGTCGTCAGCGGCTTTTCTCTCCCGTTCATTGTCGCCACAGTTGGGCTGAATAATGTTTCTATAGTCGCCGCCCTGATGATGGGAGTGGGAGCCACAAGCCTTTTTTATCTTACCCAGCGCTATAGCCAAGCTTTCCCTGCTGCTCCTTATAGAGGTAGTGCTGCCCAAGAAACAGATTTTACCTCGCGCCGCCTCCGAGGGCCGCTACAGCGATACGCAATTCCGCTATTTGGCTTCTTCGTGGTTGGGCAGATTTTGTACCTGTTAATAGACTTCCAATATCTCAGTCAATTAGAGCTGAAGTTGGACAGTAAGCAAATTGCCAGCTTCCTAGGATTATTTAGTGGGATTGTGGGATTGTGCGAACTGGGGACGCAGTGGTTTATTTCTAGTCGTGCCATAGAGCGACTAGGGGTATTTGTCGCTGCTATGTTATTACCAGGAGCGATCGCTATCCTTGGCTTAATCTCCCTCACAGGCATAGGCAATTTTTTTATTGGTCTAATCTGCCTGAAATTCATAGACGAATTACTACGCTACACTCTGATTGCTGCTATTGGCCCTGTTCTGTTCCAACCTCTCCCAGACAACATCCGCAGCTCGGTTATGGCTCAGGTGCGGGGTATTGCTGAATCTCTCTCCACCGGATTTACTGGAGTAGCGATTTTAGGTGTCATCAGCCTGTTAGCTTTTGTTTTTCATCACCTGTCGGAGAACACATTACAGTATCTCCAAACTTGGGTGTTTGTCGCCGCCATCTTAATTGTGGCTCTCGTGTGGTTACTCATAGTTTGGCTGTTACGGTCAACCTATGTCGGCTTACTGGTTCAGAGCGCCCAAGGAGAACGCTTGAGCGTCTCGGATGTGGATTTGCGGGTTCTCAAGCGTACCATCATCGAAACCTTAGAGAAACCAGGAACGGAAGCCGATAAACGCTCTTGTATAGAACTGTTGTGCCAAATAGACTTGGAGGACGTTGGGGAAGTCCTCGCTCCGCTGCTGACTCACCTCACACCGTCCTTGCAGCGTCAGAGCCTGGAAGCAATGCTGCTAAACCCAAGTCAGATTTATTTAGACCCAGTTCAGGATTTAATTGCCCAAAAACCTAATCCTGAAGTTCTTGCTCTGGCTCTGCGCTATGTTTGGATAACTCAAGACGAGCCGGATATAGGGCAGTTACAGCCTTATCTTCGCCCAGGTGTAGACCCAGTAGTGCGAGGAACTGCTGCTGCCCTGATTTTACGCCGAGGTACGCCTACGGAGAAAGCGGAGGCTACTAATACTGTGCGACGGATGCTAACCCATCAACGGGAACGGGAACGAGTTATGGGTTGTCGGGCGCTATCGGAGGCGGATTATTTGCAGGGGTTGCGACTTTATATTCCCAGTTTGTTGCAAGATGAGTCTTTGCGGGTGCGCTGTGCCTTACTCGAAGCGATCGCATCAACTCACTTAAACGAATATTATCCAGCTTTGGTGCGGGGACTTTACTACAAGTCTACCCGCGAAGCCGCAATTAGCGCCCTCGTGCGTCTAGGTGATGAAGCAATACCGATGCTGGTTGAACTGGCTGAAGATATCCATAAGCCAGATTTGGCGCGGCTACAAGCTTGGGTCGCCCTTGGTCAGATTGGCACGCCAGAAGCGCTCAATCAATTGGTGGCTCACCTGAAAACGGGTTGGGGGACAACGCGACGCAACATTCTCCGCACTCTGCTGAAGATGCCTAATGAAGCCGGAATTGAGGGGGTTCTCGACCGATTAGGACGCAGTGGTGTGGAAACCTTAATTGAACAGGAAATGCTGTTTATCGGGCAACTGTATGCTGCACTTCAAGATTTAAGCCGTTCTGAGGAACGAGTGCTGATTCCTGAATCTAATAGTTTCAAATCGGCTATAGACCAGACT contains:
- a CDS encoding alpha/beta fold hydrolase codes for the protein MTQHWQHRIGSQRDWVWRGWQTRYTYIRVSQPSQITTPVLLLHGFGASIGHWRHNLGVLSQSHTVYALDMLGFGASRKAQANYKVDLWVEQVYDFWRTFIQQPVVLVGNSIGSLVALAAAAAHPEMVQGFVMMSLPDPTMEEEATPKFLRPLVASVKGVVASPLVLKNVFSVVKRPSFVRKWASLAYSNPEAITDELVDILAGPAQDRGSAAAFCAIFKAMTGTQFGPSVTKLLPTLNVPMLLIWGRKDKMIPYSLVHRFNNLNARLQLVEVDAGHCPHDECPDEVNQLILDWLETLATSKTDSTTPQKQLTARE
- the infC gene encoding translation initiation factor IF-3, encoding MPVIEKRRTRDLPQINERIRFPQIRVIDTDGTQLGIMAPNEALRIAEEKELDLVLLSDKAEPPVCRIMNYGKYKFEQEKKAREAKKNQHTADVKEVKMRYKIEEHDYQVRVNQAERFLKSGDKVKATITFRGREIQHSDLAEELLQRMATDLQELAEVQQAPKKEGRNMMMLLSPKK
- a CDS encoding HEAT repeat domain-containing protein, which translates into the protein MKLNNRTWSWSDWGRGFLQWVNLRPEEGERTLLMFAFYTTTSVGIIWAEASTVALFLEKYGAESLPLFYILSAGIGSGLGVVYSWMQKILPLRSVIVVVAILAVAPLLLFRVGLSIVYLSGVIVFLMRLWVEAINVLNDINTSITANQLFNIREIKRTYPLISSGILVADVVSGFSLPFIVATVGLNNVSIVAALMMGVGATSLFYLTQRYSQAFPAAPYRGSAAQETDFTSRRLRGPLQRYAIPLFGFFVVGQILYLLIDFQYLSQLELKLDSKQIASFLGLFSGIVGLCELGTQWFISSRAIERLGVFVAAMLLPGAIAILGLISLTGIGNFFIGLICLKFIDELLRYTLIAAIGPVLFQPLPDNIRSSVMAQVRGIAESLSTGFTGVAILGVISLLAFVFHHLSENTLQYLQTWVFVAAILIVALVWLLIVWLLRSTYVGLLVQSAQGERLSVSDVDLRVLKRTIIETLEKPGTEADKRSCIELLCQIDLEDVGEVLAPLLTHLTPSLQRQSLEAMLLNPSQIYLDPVQDLIAQKPNPEVLALALRYVWITQDEPDIGQLQPYLRPGVDPVVRGTAAALILRRGTPTEKAEATNTVRRMLTHQRERERVMGCRALSEADYLQGLRLYIPSLLQDESLRVRCALLEAIASTHLNEYYPALVRGLYYKSTREAAISALVRLGDEAIPMLVELAEDIHKPDLARLQAWVALGQIGTPEALNQLVAHLKTGWGTTRRNILRTLLKMPNEAGIEGVLDRLGRSGVETLIEQEMLFIGQLYAALQDLSRSEERVLIPESNSFKSAIDQTYSALDLLRRALLEEQSDVVERCFLLMKFLYPLNSIQAAAFNLQSDSPSNIALGLEILDNTLDIARKRNLVVILDRRPEGEKLQSLAEMVPYKPMTKSDRLRRLLELRHFLSDWPLACCFHVARQAKWSLTPEQTLVCMRHPTGFVREAVLAYLKAASPRALAEMLPVLKNDPDRLVAAQVEQMMSELK